Below is a window of Leguminivora glycinivorella isolate SPB_JAAS2020 chromosome 11, LegGlyc_1.1, whole genome shotgun sequence DNA.
CTAAAGAATCTTCATCTGTGTGtctattttctttaattttcttGCTCGCTTCACCTAAAAGATCATCCTcgttctgtctttttcttttttccaAAGCTTCCAGTATGTCGTCTTCGTGTTCTGAGAAAGAGTCTTCTATTTCTTGCTTGATTTCTAGTTCTTGCTTGATTTGTACTTCTTCAGGCGGCTCGTCATCAGCACCAGTCTGTAACAATTTTTTTGTCTGTAACAAACTAAGCTTAATTTCGAGAGGTAAGGATGAATTGATGTTATACTTTCATACTGTAGAGCTTGTGTTTGAATAAATAAGTGTCTTTCTAATATAAACAAACAGAGTGATGACAAGtgaagaaaaaatatatatttggtatatatatatattgacttgttgagtacatactagttatgtattctgtagaattagttggagattgctagcttaacagtctcttgacgtgaaatttgtatttcatacgcatttttttttttttctatttctagttcttttgacacttggagaacctttacacctccaaatttttattttttattatatcccattaattataattgactgtggggaccttttacatctcccaagatcttgttttcaattaagtcaatttaaactatgtaacatacaagcacggaatgttgtgtcttacatctaggtataccgtattcacttattattggaatatttaatacagcccggacagcttgaacatgtcatgctcgctaaaaagtctttgcttacggtgacgtcgttgatcgggtcgccaccttcccgaatgaaggttgagggaggcgatggctgagatgcgcgccatattcgtgaacgggtgctgtttgtgaagaccggtctgtttcagctaataggggctatgctattctatgtaacattaattttgaatgagattacgttgaggcactctgttcggtccttgtttgtttatttttctttctgactcttggagaccatatacatctccaagaaaaaaagtagattaagtatacatatatttttttttcctttgcttaagacaacaagagtcttttacaactctaaagttattttagttattcggtttttttcttcatgtataatttttttagatgtactgtgacacttagagactctatacatctctaacatctcttattaataatcataatagctttgtactttgtataatttcttgtgttaatatttttttttatgaatacttttgcttattaaattgtatcttgtttttttttaatgcatgttaaatataagatgtaatgttttgaaaagaagtggcccgccgagtttcttgctggtcccatagtggataccctcctccaactgaggggggactgaaatcttctcgaggctgaggcgtagggttagagccggcgtagttttatttgacgttcataagcgcattgtaatatgcctacttggaaaataaatatttcatttcatttcatttcatttcatttcaaaataaTGTTTTCCTAACTTTTCAAATCCCGTacaaaaattgaattttataacataaaaagtaATAATATCATCGACGGAGGAGGGTAGATTACTAATGAAAAATTAACTAGTAAACCTACAACCACAGTTTTGAGTGTATTCAGTTTCGTGAAAACCTATTattttgtctgtgtgtgtgtcataAAATAGTGAACGTTCTAAACTCATTTCGTCCATACAAATTTTACAGTCCCTTTCATGAGGTTTTCAGGGCAGTTCTCCAAGACATGCTTTTTTGTCTGACTTTCGTGCTCGATTTTTATAACTATTTTAGGAAGAtacctaattataattaataaagcTATTAAAAACCTTTGCCTTTATGCTATTCTATTGAAGGCCCATCTGGATATCTAGAAGAATCGTAGTTATGTGGTGCATGAAAATCAGGGGTCACGAAAATCACATCATGAGGGCATGAGAATCAGATTTGAATACATGAAAGTCAGATTTGATTATTGATAGAAGgaaaaaatataactaaataattaatgaaatgatttaaaatgttatttattattaaaaaaaaccgttcTTGGCTAAAGAAGAGAAAGTGTGACCTCCTCAACTGttaaatgataataaatttaacaatcAGTTATTAACAATCAATTATGTAAGTCTTAAACAAAGTAACGAGCTACATAACATACTCACATTATTAatgtaagtttaatttaaaaatatacaatcaTTGTTGTTAGGAATGTCGtggtgtttttttatatttaaaatctcCTTTATCCGAGTGGGCTTTTGTGGGAATAATTAGGTAACAAGCCTACCTAATTAGAAACAATTGAACAATTATTGCACCTATATCTgtatataaaattcaaatactTAACATATGTAGACAcagcataattatgtttataataATCAAATACCTAACAAAACAATGAGATCAAAagctatataatatttgtactTATAAAATTATTTCCCTGAGATCGATAAGGCTAATCACGTTTGGTTTCGATTCGGTGTAATGTTACTGGAACATTACACATTCTAGTAACATTAatgcaaaatgtaaaaatataaaaagaacTAGTCAAGAATAATATGGTATAAATAACATTCATTAAATGCTCAacaattatgtacctatgtaagaTAAACTAGCTATTAATAATATCTATGTATCTATAATAAACATGTATATATGGTATAAATAACATTCATTAAATGCTCAacaattatgtacctatgtaagaTAAACTAGCTATTAATAACATCTATGTATCTATAATAAACATGTATGTTAAACACATTTAAGTCTCATGATCTCACTAATTGGGTTTGGCATATACGTATATGTACAgtcaaaaatgtaattttttagcTTTTTAATGAGACAAAGTAATAAGAATAAAGCTGAAAAAGCTGCCTGATTATGTTCTTGGCTGTACAACATACAAcaaaaataatcttaaaaaatatttaagtccTCATCAGAATCTTCAAACAAGCGACCTATAGTAGACAATGAATTATTTCCTAAAGTTGGGGTCATAACCTTTGACAAAGACACATCGGCAAAAAGGTTGTCATTTTCCGATAATTCTATGTTGGATAATCTATACTCAGCTGTTTTATGGTCACTCTTATTTTTGGGCCCTTTATTGTCGCTCACCTTCTTTTTTAAAGCTTTGTTAGGTTCTGGTGTATTCTCTTTTTCTGCTGAGTCTACGGGTTCATTTATATTCTTTGTCTATACATTGTCATCATCCGATAGAACGAATTCTAACAAACCCGGTTCTGTGCGATTAAGTGTCTGGAGGTTCTCATTCCGTTTATTAGTATTTAATTCTATTTCAATAGTGTTAACCCTTGTTTTTTCAGCTTTCTGCATCAATTTAGTACTAAGCATTCTTTTCTTATCTTGTTGTGACTTctgttgatttttttcatttgttttaccTCTCGGTCTTGAAGCATCGTTAACGggattcaaataaaaaaatccaatgTGGTGGCCATGTGGACATTGGGAACATTTATGCATACATCCTTCTCCCAAGCAGCTAAGTGCCCTCATCGCTAAATACTCTCGATTATCAAAATTCCAAATCGCTTGGTGAACGCTCATTGTTCCTTTAAATTGTGGGATGTTTAAGGGGATTAATAACTCTTTTTCCACCATATTTGACTCTGTTACGATTTCAACAATTACATTTTTAACACTTTGTTTGAGGCGATTTATAAATGTTTGTATGTCTGGTATATCATTTCCTCGAGCAACTATCCTATCAGCTGTAGCTTTCAAGCAACCGCCAATTCCATCCGGTGCTCCTTAACCGTGGCCAGTCTCAGTGAAGTTCCACTCTACACACTTCAAATCAGGAAAATTCCAATGAATACAGGACATTATGTAAAACATTTTTCTATTATGATATTGTCCTGACGGGGAGTCTGATATAAAGAAAATGGAATCAATCTGTGGAGCTTCAACTTCTAAGAACTTGAAAATTGGTTGTAAGTGCTCCCAGATGGCAATTAATTGCATCGTGTCTTAAAGATTCGCTTACAGTACAAAAAGACTGAGTCATAttaatgccattttttttataatagatAACTGAAGTGTGTAAGGTTATCTGTTGTCGAATACTTCCAAAATGAAAGCTTTGTACCTCCTCTGCATACTTGGTGGCATAATTTTCACTAAAGTCACTGTGAATGATACACGTTTGGTCTGTGAGTTCAGCTTTTATCCTTTTTATATACCTGCTTTGTGTTGTAATATTAGCAATGTGGTTCATGTAAGGGTCAAGTTTCTTTTTAAATTCGTTGACTAGTTCCATAGGCGTGGTTTCAATGGTTATTTTTGTTGTCTGTAAAGTATTCTTCTCTTGCCCGTCTTTCAAGTAGGTTTTTTTCTGTTTGGTCCATGTCGTGTAACTAACTTTATCTGATTTGTCTGTGTCTTTGTATGTTAATTGTTTATCTTTGCATGTTTCACACTTCCTTTTTAAACAGTTAATATTTGTAGCGTCACAACATAAAGTTTCTAGAATTTCTGTCGGAGATTTTTTCGTTATTATGTCGTTTTTACTTAAAGCCAAGACATTTAATTTAAAGTTTACGTGTATTTGATACAGACACGTTTCTCTGGCTTTAATATTAGGAATCTGTACCCAGAATGGACGAAGTTTGCAGAAATGAGAATAACTGACGGTGTATGTTGGATACTGCCTTTGAAACTTCTGGTGTAAATTTTGCAACGAGTCTGTGAGgaatcttttttgttttttaacctTATTTTTACTAGTGCACTCTCGCTTTCCGGGGCACATACGGCTGTTATAATCTTCTTCATAAAAACTTTGAATAGTTTTCTTTATTTCAGTTATCAAACGTGTATCTTGTTCAGATTCTAATTGTGATGCCGGGCTTTGTATTTCATCTGTGCTCAAATTAGGTGTTTGATTTATATTGATTTGGTCCCGCATTTTATGTTCTTTGTTACGGAGCCGCATAATTgtttttaggtaatttctgttAGCTGTTTTTAATTCTGTTATTCTATTGTGAAGTAGTTTTAGTTCTTTGTTGACCCTGTACTTATATTTTCTGAAATTATTCACCTTTGAAATCGTCTTTCTCTTTGGCGTTGAAGTTTGAAGTATTTGATAGTCCTCATGGGATTTATTATCTATATGATCGCAGTCAAGAGTGGATAGATCCATCACTAGATAGAGTCGATGGCGAAGGTATATTTACTGGATTAATTATGTTGTCAGTGTTCTGTGCTAAGGAGCTTGAAGGCACTGGAGAGTTTTCACGTATATTACACGGAGACACTACTTAAGAACGAGTCGATGGCGAAGGTACATCTACTGCAATATTGCAGTTAGCAGTGTGATGTGCTGTGAAAGATCTTGAAGAAGCCGTAGACGCTTCACGTAAATTAGATGCAGAATCTACTTGAGCAGAGAATGTTTCACCTACATCAGCTGCAATAGATGACGGTAGCTGTGACTGAACCAGAGATTGAGTTAACGGATCCAgaacattttcacttacattaTTTATTGGAATATCTATGAGCCTCTCATTTAATACTAGCTCAGcctcttttttctttttataataatGCTTTTTGGAACTCTCGCGAttcttttgttttaatattttttggatTTTGCGTGGTTCCTCATGAAGTTTTGTTATTTTTCCTTCTGCCTTTTTTCTCgcatatttttctttaattttttgtttcatAGCCTCATTGAGAACCGGATCACTCTTTATCCTACGTCTTCGTTCACGTTCTTTCATTTTATGTTTTAGGCGTTTTTCTTCATCgctttgttttttgtttgccaTTGTTATCTGAAATCAGGTATCAGAGTAatcatttgatataaaaaaGGATATTTAGATGGTATTTTAGTCTAGCGTGTACTTAGTCTGGGTATCAGAACACTGTAAGGCCATTTATTTTTTGCGATGAGTGCGAAAATGTATTACTGAATCATGAAGTTTTGTATATTTacgtatacagcgtgtgtattccatacgggcgaatatcttaataacgattagtatcggacccaAGGAGCTTAACTAtatgttttctttttgaatagacgagatttttttttcgtacataataattcagcacgcaatgtattacgtccacatcaattagcgtacctacctaattgtc
It encodes the following:
- the LOC125231175 gene encoding uncharacterized protein LOC125231175 — protein: MSFNVKCQSRRISRTGNTSSSRGIFGARKITMANKKQSDEEKRLKHKMKERERRRRIKSDPVLNEAMKQKIKEKYARKKAEGKITKLHEEPRKIQKILKQKNRESSKKHYYKKKKEAELVLNERLIDIPINNVSENVLDPLTQSLVQSQLPSSIAADVGETFSAQVDSASNLREASTASSRSFTAHHTANCNIAVDVPSPSTRS